A DNA window from Chelativorans sp. AA-79 contains the following coding sequences:
- a CDS encoding amidohydrolase family protein, whose translation MTSGTVITGRDPATGEGIAISVRDGIIAGIAPEKNAGEAYIAAGLIDLQVNGYVGIDLNDGKLTPERVIELTRTLLRLGVTSYLPTLITASREALVSALVAIAEASRADALTGRVIAGIHMEGPSVSPADGPRGAHPAAHVRPPSLEEFAQWQKAGGGLVRLVTLAPEHDGAPAYIRAVTAQGVHVALGHSAASPEQVFAAAKAGASLSTHLGNGVAAMLPRHPNLIWAQLAEDRLSASFIADGHHLPAETFKAMLRAKGLERALLVSDSVALAGMAPGTYSQAIGGEVEVRADGRIGIAGTPYLAGAGLPLVANVPIAMRMAGLSLAEALRLATANPGRFLGGRGRLAVGESADLLRFFLGGPDEPLRVDAVWKAGEEVFRA comes from the coding sequence ATGACGAGCGGGACCGTGATCACCGGCCGTGACCCGGCCACGGGAGAAGGCATCGCCATTTCCGTGCGGGACGGGATCATCGCCGGGATCGCACCCGAGAAAAATGCCGGCGAGGCCTACATTGCGGCGGGCCTTATCGATCTGCAGGTCAATGGCTATGTCGGGATCGACCTCAATGACGGGAAGCTCACGCCCGAGCGCGTGATCGAACTCACCCGGACCTTGCTCCGCCTCGGCGTGACCTCCTATCTGCCGACGCTGATCACCGCGTCGAGGGAGGCGTTGGTCTCCGCGTTGGTCGCAATTGCGGAAGCCTCGCGCGCGGATGCACTGACCGGGCGGGTCATCGCAGGCATCCATATGGAAGGGCCGAGCGTCTCGCCGGCGGACGGGCCGCGCGGCGCGCATCCGGCCGCCCATGTGCGTCCGCCCTCGCTGGAGGAGTTCGCGCAGTGGCAGAAGGCGGGCGGCGGCCTTGTGCGTCTGGTCACCCTGGCGCCCGAGCATGATGGCGCGCCCGCCTATATCCGCGCCGTGACGGCGCAGGGCGTCCATGTGGCTCTCGGTCACTCGGCCGCCAGCCCGGAGCAGGTTTTCGCGGCGGCGAAAGCGGGTGCGTCACTTTCCACCCATCTCGGCAACGGCGTCGCCGCAATGTTGCCGCGCCACCCCAACCTCATCTGGGCGCAGCTTGCCGAGGACCGGCTTTCGGCAAGTTTCATCGCCGACGGCCACCACCTTCCTGCCGAGACCTTCAAGGCGATGCTGCGGGCGAAGGGCCTCGAGCGCGCGTTGCTCGTTTCCGACAGTGTGGCGCTTGCCGGCATGGCGCCCGGCACCTATTCCCAGGCGATCGGTGGCGAAGTGGAAGTGCGGGCGGATGGCAGGATCGGCATCGCGGGTACGCCCTATCTCGCCGGCGCCGGGCTTCCGCTGGTCGCCAATGTGCCGATCGCCATGCGCATGGCGGGGCTTTCGCTCGCGGAGGCGCTGCGCCTTGCGACGGCCAATCCCGGACGCTTCCTCGGCGGGCGCGGGCGCCTTGCCGTCGGAGAAAGCGCGGATCTCCTGCGCTTCTTCCTTGGCGGGCCGGACGAGCCTCTCCGGGTCGATGCCGTGTGGAAGGCCGGAGAGGAGGTCTTCCGCGCATGA
- a CDS encoding SIS domain-containing protein yields MPDTIDADALCAGYLSQAHALMQRILDEEREPMDAAAARLADQIAADRLVHIFGPGGHSNLATQEVFFRAGGLMHISAILDEGTLLSNGALRSMAMERTPGYGRVVISNARLGEADVLILANAYGINAALIDAALEARSRGAFLIGVSSRGHAENTASDHPARHPSKQNLHHVADIAIDTKVPIGDAVVRVPGMGEGIAAISTFANAFALNCLVIRTVAKLVERGIEPPVWRSGNAPGGDEANARFIARFRDRVRAL; encoded by the coding sequence ATGCCTGATACCATTGATGCCGATGCGCTCTGTGCGGGCTATCTGAGCCAAGCCCATGCGCTGATGCAGCGTATTCTCGACGAGGAGCGCGAGCCGATGGATGCCGCCGCTGCCAGGCTGGCCGACCAGATCGCGGCGGACAGGCTGGTGCACATTTTCGGGCCCGGCGGCCATTCGAACCTTGCGACGCAGGAGGTCTTCTTCCGCGCCGGCGGGCTGATGCATATCAGCGCCATCCTGGACGAAGGCACGCTTCTTTCCAATGGCGCGCTTCGCTCCATGGCGATGGAGCGGACGCCGGGATACGGGCGCGTGGTCATCTCCAATGCGCGGCTGGGCGAGGCGGATGTGCTGATCCTCGCCAATGCCTACGGCATCAACGCGGCGCTCATCGATGCGGCACTGGAGGCGCGCTCGCGCGGCGCCTTCCTGATCGGGGTGAGCTCACGCGGGCATGCGGAGAACACGGCGTCCGACCACCCGGCGCGCCACCCGAGCAAGCAGAACCTGCACCACGTGGCGGACATCGCCATCGACACGAAAGTGCCGATCGGCGACGCGGTGGTCCGCGTGCCGGGCATGGGCGAAGGGATCGCGGCGATCTCCACCTTCGCCAATGCCTTTGCGCTCAATTGCCTCGTCATCCGCACCGTGGCGAAGCTGGTGGAGCGCGGCATCGAGCCGCCCGTCTGGCGCAGCGGCAACGCGCCGGGGGGCGACGAAGCGAATGCCCGCTTCATCGCCCGCTTCCGTGACCGGGTGCGCGCCCTATGA
- a CDS encoding 6-phosphogluconolactonase: METYRDREKMGAAAAAAVAAALAERLHHQDHVRMVFAAAPSQSSMLEQLCAAEGVDWRRVSAFHMDEFIGLAPEAPQRFANWLDRHLFGKVPFKAVHKLAPEPDPEEEALRYARLLDEAPIDFVCLGIGVNGHIAFNDPPVADFDDPRDVKVIELDEICRRQQIDDQGFASMEEVPPSAITLTIPRLLRADRLFCIVPGAHKRDAVRGALRGPVTTACPASILRRHPDCTLFLDKEADPDA, encoded by the coding sequence GTGGAAACCTATCGGGACCGGGAGAAGATGGGCGCGGCCGCGGCCGCTGCCGTGGCGGCAGCGCTTGCCGAGCGCCTGCACCACCAGGACCATGTACGCATGGTTTTCGCCGCCGCGCCAAGCCAATCCTCCATGCTCGAGCAGCTTTGCGCGGCGGAAGGCGTGGACTGGCGCCGCGTCAGCGCATTCCATATGGACGAGTTCATCGGTCTCGCGCCCGAAGCGCCGCAACGCTTCGCGAACTGGCTCGACCGGCATCTCTTCGGCAAGGTTCCCTTCAAGGCGGTGCACAAGCTCGCGCCCGAGCCGGACCCGGAGGAAGAGGCCCTCCGTTACGCACGGCTCCTCGACGAAGCGCCCATCGATTTCGTTTGCCTCGGCATCGGCGTCAACGGCCACATCGCGTTCAACGACCCGCCCGTGGCGGATTTCGACGATCCCCGGGACGTGAAGGTGATCGAGCTGGACGAGATCTGTCGCCGGCAGCAGATCGACGACCAGGGCTTCGCCAGCATGGAGGAGGTGCCGCCGAGCGCGATCACGCTCACCATCCCCCGGCTTCTGCGCGCGGACCGTCTGTTCTGCATCGTGCCGGGAGCGCACAAGAGAGACGCCGTCCGCGGCGCCCTGCGGGGGCCGGTGACCACCGCGTGCCCGGCGAGCATCTTGCGCCGGCACCCCGATTGCACTCTGTTCCTGGACAAGGAGGCAGATCCCGATGCCTGA
- a CDS encoding LacI family DNA-binding transcriptional regulator: MPLERKGGVTISQVAEAAGVARSSVSRAYTKPHMLSPETVEHIKAVAERMGYVPNHTARALSTGRNGNIALIVPDVANPFFPPLIRAAQVEADRFDFCVFLGNSDEDPEKEDKLLGRLSSQVEGVILASPRLSDNRILAHASLKPMVLINRNVEGIPRVLIDSGIGVAEAARHLAELGHKRIVYVSGPSASWSNKQRRAAVRKSAAALGLELGILSASVPSFEAGLQAVPSILARNATAAIAFDDVMAQGILAGLAARDVAVPKDFSVVGCDDALGPLVLPPLTTVSSRSVEAGKLAVSLLMEMLQSRALTDASYVLETHLVVRGTTDGAREARHRPPAAASADQAGGRATGGT; this comes from the coding sequence TTGCCGCTCGAGCGAAAAGGCGGGGTGACGATCAGCCAGGTGGCGGAGGCCGCCGGGGTGGCGCGTTCCAGTGTGTCGCGTGCCTACACCAAGCCGCATATGCTGAGCCCGGAGACGGTCGAGCACATCAAGGCGGTGGCCGAGCGCATGGGCTATGTGCCCAATCACACGGCACGCGCGCTCAGCACGGGGCGCAACGGGAATATCGCGCTTATCGTGCCCGATGTGGCCAACCCCTTCTTCCCTCCGCTGATCCGGGCGGCGCAGGTGGAGGCCGACCGGTTCGATTTCTGCGTCTTCCTCGGCAATTCCGACGAAGATCCCGAGAAGGAGGACAAGTTGCTCGGGCGCCTCTCCAGCCAGGTGGAGGGCGTCATTCTGGCTTCCCCCCGTCTTTCCGACAACCGCATTCTCGCGCATGCCTCGCTGAAGCCGATGGTGCTGATCAACCGCAATGTGGAAGGCATTCCGCGCGTCCTCATCGACAGCGGCATCGGCGTGGCGGAGGCCGCAAGACATCTCGCCGAGCTGGGCCACAAGCGCATCGTCTATGTCAGCGGGCCATCGGCATCCTGGTCGAACAAGCAGCGCCGCGCCGCCGTGCGCAAATCGGCCGCGGCACTCGGGCTGGAGCTCGGCATCCTCTCGGCCTCGGTGCCGAGCTTCGAAGCGGGGCTGCAGGCGGTGCCGTCCATCCTCGCCAGAAATGCCACGGCTGCGATCGCCTTCGACGACGTCATGGCGCAGGGCATCCTGGCGGGCTTGGCCGCGCGGGACGTGGCCGTGCCGAAGGATTTCTCCGTTGTCGGCTGCGACGATGCGCTGGGTCCCCTGGTGCTGCCGCCCCTGACCACCGTATCCAGCAGGTCGGTGGAAGCCGGCAAGCTCGCCGTCTCCCTGCTCATGGAGATGCTGCAGTCGCGGGCTCTCACCGACGCCTCCTATGTGCTGGAGACGCATCTCGTCGTCAGAGGGACCACCGACGGAGCACGAGAAGCCCGGCATCGGCCGCCTGCGGCGGCCTCCGCCGATCAGGCGGGCGGGCGGGCGACCGGCGGAACGTAG
- a CDS encoding Gfo/Idh/MocA family oxidoreductase, with the protein MTDLSKEKLRIGFVGSGFIAQFHLRSMVGVRNVEVTGVYSRSAGKRDQIVAMVDELGLGACTAHESLESLFGAEDVDAVWILSPNHTRLDVMRSLHEEVKAGRSKVFAVACEKPLARTVAEAREMLRLAEDADLDHGYLENQVFCTPVLRGKEIIWRRAASTTGRPYLARAAEEHSGPHEAWFWRGDQQGGGVLSDMMCHSVEVARHLLTAPGAPRDSLKVKAVNGTVANLKWTRPHYADALRQRYGSEVDYRNRPSEDFARGTVELEDENGNELMIEATTSWAYVGAGLRIQLELLGPEYAMEFNSLGTGLKVFMSRAVTGSEGEDLVEKQNAEQGLMPVLEDEPGVYGYTDENRHMVECFRKGEKPLETFHDGVAVVEILMALYRSAELGQTVRFPAPELEDYVPPVARPPA; encoded by the coding sequence ATGACGGACCTGTCGAAGGAGAAGCTCAGGATCGGATTTGTCGGCTCCGGCTTCATTGCCCAATTCCATCTGCGCTCCATGGTCGGCGTGCGCAATGTGGAGGTGACCGGCGTCTACAGCCGAAGCGCCGGGAAGCGTGACCAGATCGTCGCCATGGTGGACGAACTGGGGCTCGGCGCCTGCACCGCTCATGAAAGCCTGGAGAGCCTGTTCGGCGCCGAGGACGTCGATGCGGTCTGGATTCTCTCGCCCAATCACACCCGCCTCGATGTCATGCGCTCGCTGCACGAGGAGGTGAAGGCAGGTCGCAGCAAGGTCTTTGCCGTCGCCTGCGAGAAGCCGCTTGCGCGGACTGTCGCGGAGGCCCGCGAGATGCTGCGCCTGGCGGAGGATGCGGACCTCGATCACGGCTATCTGGAGAACCAGGTCTTCTGCACGCCGGTCCTGCGCGGCAAGGAGATCATCTGGCGCCGCGCAGCCTCCACCACCGGCAGGCCTTATCTCGCCCGGGCCGCGGAAGAGCATTCCGGTCCGCATGAGGCCTGGTTCTGGAGGGGCGACCAGCAGGGCGGCGGGGTGCTTTCCGACATGATGTGTCATAGCGTGGAGGTGGCGCGCCACCTGCTGACCGCGCCGGGCGCCCCGCGCGACTCGCTCAAGGTCAAGGCTGTCAACGGCACGGTTGCCAACCTCAAATGGACGCGCCCGCACTATGCGGATGCGCTCCGCCAGCGGTATGGCTCGGAAGTGGATTACCGCAACCGTCCGTCCGAGGACTTTGCGCGCGGCACGGTGGAGCTCGAAGACGAGAACGGCAACGAACTGATGATCGAGGCCACCACGTCCTGGGCCTATGTGGGGGCCGGCCTGCGCATCCAGCTCGAGCTGCTGGGGCCCGAATATGCGATGGAGTTCAATTCGCTCGGCACCGGGCTCAAGGTCTTCATGTCCCGCGCCGTCACCGGTTCGGAAGGCGAGGATCTGGTGGAAAAGCAGAATGCCGAGCAGGGCCTGATGCCGGTCCTGGAAGACGAGCCCGGCGTCTACGGTTACACGGACGAGAACCGTCACATGGTCGAGTGCTTCCGCAAGGGCGAGAAGCCGCTTGAGACGTTCCATGACGGCGTGGCGGTGGTGGAGATCCTGATGGCGCTCTACCGCTCGGCGGAGCTGGGGCAGACGGTGCGCTTCCCGGCGCCGGAGCTTGAGGACTACGTTCCGCCGGTCGCCCGCCCGCCCGCCTGA